The Gemmatimonadaceae bacterium genome includes a window with the following:
- a CDS encoding class I SAM-dependent methyltransferase codes for MTLATVPTPKSPTLPRAIERLGLAGLVAPEAMASAAQDQTADTFGYKWHRTETFTSQPVQAMSRTWMLDRYCGGDEARLDEWLAEPGRLIVDAGCGAGHSALALFGDRLRAHDYLGIDISTAVRVAAAQFAARGIPAGFLQHDLTTVPLPAGSVDLLFSEGVLHHTDDTRAAFLHLARALAPGGRFLAYVYAKKGPVREFTDDHIRAQLAALDNDAAWRALEPLTRLGIALGELGATVHVPEAVPLLGIPAGPIDVQRLFYWHVCKLFHRPELTLDEMNHINFDWFRPANCHRHTPGEVEAWCAEAGLSVERLHVEEAGITVVARR; via the coding sequence AGTCACCCACGCTGCCACGTGCGATCGAGCGCCTTGGCCTGGCCGGACTCGTGGCACCGGAGGCGATGGCCTCGGCGGCGCAGGACCAGACCGCGGATACCTTCGGCTACAAGTGGCACCGGACCGAGACGTTCACCTCGCAGCCGGTGCAGGCGATGTCACGCACGTGGATGCTCGATCGCTACTGCGGTGGTGACGAGGCGCGGCTGGACGAGTGGCTGGCGGAGCCGGGGCGCCTGATCGTGGACGCCGGCTGCGGCGCGGGACACTCGGCGCTGGCCCTGTTCGGCGATCGCCTGCGTGCGCACGACTACCTCGGCATCGACATCTCGACCGCGGTGCGGGTGGCAGCGGCGCAGTTCGCGGCGCGCGGCATTCCCGCCGGCTTCCTGCAGCATGACCTGACCACGGTTCCGCTGCCGGCAGGGTCAGTGGACCTGCTCTTCAGCGAGGGGGTGCTGCACCACACCGACGACACGCGGGCGGCCTTCCTGCACCTGGCGCGCGCGCTGGCGCCGGGCGGGCGGTTCCTGGCCTACGTGTATGCGAAGAAGGGACCGGTTCGCGAGTTCACGGACGATCACATCCGCGCGCAGCTTGCCGCGCTGGACAACGACGCGGCCTGGCGCGCGCTGGAACCGCTGACGCGGCTCGGCATCGCCCTCGGCGAGCTGGGTGCCACCGTGCACGTGCCCGAGGCCGTGCCGCTGCTGGGCATTCCCGCCGGCCCGATCGACGTGCAGCGGCTGTTCTACTGGCATGTCTGCAAGCTGTTCCATCGCCCCGAGCTGACGCTCGACGAGATGAACCACATCAACTTCGACTGGTTCCGGCCGGCCAACTGCCACCGCCACACCCCCGGCGAGGTGGAGGCGTGGTGCGCCGAGGCCGGGCTGTCCGTGGAGCGGCTGCACGTGGAAGAGGCGGGGATCACCGTGGTGGCCCGCCGCTGA
- a CDS encoding UDP-3-O-(3-hydroxymyristoyl)glucosamine N-acyltransferase — protein sequence MRIRLSDLASLVTIDIVRDGAFSTLGAATSGTADTLVFVEEPRWLRGLQGNPHVSSVLTTPALASQVPDGVAVAVCASPRRAFFELHNLLARTDGFYWTDFATEVDPTARIHPRAYVAERNVRIGAGCVVEPNATVLERSVLGAGVVLRSGCTIGSQGFEFKRVDGRILAVTHAGGVRLGDAVEVQANSAISRAVFGGFTELGSETKLDNLVHVAHNVRIGRRCLLAASAMIAGSATLGDDVWVGPGVSVSSGVTVGDGATLTIGAVVTRDVDPGQRVTGNFAVDHARFLSHLRTLR from the coding sequence ATGCGGATCCGGCTGTCCGACCTCGCGTCGCTGGTGACGATCGACATCGTCCGGGACGGCGCGTTCAGCACGCTCGGCGCGGCCACGTCGGGCACGGCGGACACGCTGGTGTTCGTGGAGGAGCCGAGGTGGCTCCGTGGCCTGCAGGGCAACCCGCACGTGTCGTCGGTGCTCACGACGCCGGCGCTGGCCAGCCAGGTGCCCGACGGGGTGGCGGTGGCGGTGTGTGCATCGCCGCGGCGCGCGTTCTTCGAGCTGCACAACCTGCTGGCCCGGACCGACGGGTTCTACTGGACCGACTTCGCCACCGAGGTCGACCCCACGGCGCGCATCCATCCGCGCGCGTACGTGGCCGAGCGCAACGTGCGCATCGGGGCCGGCTGCGTGGTGGAGCCGAACGCCACGGTGCTCGAGCGCTCCGTGCTGGGTGCGGGTGTGGTGCTGCGCAGCGGGTGCACGATCGGCTCGCAGGGCTTCGAGTTCAAGCGCGTCGACGGGCGGATCCTGGCCGTGACCCATGCCGGCGGCGTGCGGCTGGGGGATGCGGTGGAAGTGCAGGCCAACAGCGCCATCTCCCGCGCCGTCTTCGGCGGCTTCACGGAGCTCGGCAGCGAGACCAAGCTCGACAACCTCGTACACGTCGCGCACAACGTCCGCATCGGCCGCCGCTGCCTGCTGGCGGCCAGCGCGATGATCGCCGGCAGCGCCACCCTCGGCGATGACGTGTGGGTGGGGCCAGGGGTCTCGGTGTCCAGCGGCGTCACCGTCGGCGACGGCGCGACCCTCACGATCGGCGCCGTGGTGACGCGCGACGTCGACCCGGGCCAGCGCGTGACCGGGAACTTCGCCGTGGACCATGCACGGTTCCTGTCACACCTCCGGACGCTGCGGTGA
- a CDS encoding glycosyltransferase family 4 protein, which produces MTMTILLLHGAVLVLATTLARFAFLTAATTASSDNVGSVRVTEAQRRSRWLSFDVSNSVFPGTYGYPPLVFWLVSRLPRRLWTRGRYWANYLADTASALLVWAAIRVLAPALPGEVALLAALGFGLNPLLLPTVDHARITAPNARSFGLLLNTLWILLLVACVARGDAWLAAVLVPLTWLIILTSQFGMQTMFGVTTLVSLLSGNWWPTAAMFVATLVGCAIPGLGVWAVLHHKFAHWRWYRRVQRTIVNVVSLRAMPVRTRVAAFLRLLAHPVRDGHALGHAFQTSPWWKMLAGVLPLVVALALALSNRTVDAALADPVARALAQVSLAAGILFVLTLLPPLLFLGEAERYVEHCLAAIVVLAVLLVAAVPSLALTATVLGFSLVLAVTVAQLAHRQWPAAQAALHYPQVGFGEERALLSALVRRGSPVRIATVPVKAAFLLHDLLIDSAEPGSERVEFLFQHTLQQGDDHFAYLLEDTTDGYTYLRGELDRLVSRYGINFMLVETALLRDAGNREPILEALRLRTPVHSGRFTLYSLHDVAAAPAPAVPVAAPVPLPAEHSMTPPGTVPAHAGVPVPAPRPAPRPRILAIADVPDWIFERHVRTLQVALQDEFEIVLHYHTMPFDEDAFDLVYAMEFGLVPTAQIRSPWKYVTAVRSHVSWENVPAEQLAHYLRAHFQRTHVVSRRLQRALSPWLPDVAYVTHGIDGERFRPVVREGRTGTIRVGWAGNRNTATKGFADFIAPLAALPGVELVFCGYADRNLTLDEMPAFYSSIDAYVCTSQTEGNNNSLLEAAATGAAIVTTEAGTVPEYLVDGESALVVRREPVAFADAVLRLRDDPALRARLGRAASAAVIPAWTWACRAEDYRLFLRAAVDGREAARLRMREVPPLTTLSVGGAPPFDLAAAVDAVQLAVGEGRVEDALSWLAQLAVHDASNPVWPSLIEELGGASRAA; this is translated from the coding sequence GTGACGATGACGATCCTCCTGCTGCACGGGGCGGTGCTGGTGCTGGCCACGACACTGGCACGGTTCGCCTTCCTGACGGCCGCCACCACGGCCTCGAGCGACAACGTCGGCTCGGTGCGCGTGACCGAGGCCCAGCGCCGGAGCCGCTGGCTCAGCTTCGACGTGTCGAACTCCGTCTTTCCGGGCACGTATGGCTATCCACCGCTGGTGTTCTGGCTGGTGAGCCGGTTGCCGCGGCGTCTCTGGACGCGCGGGCGCTACTGGGCGAACTACCTCGCCGACACGGCGTCGGCGCTGCTGGTGTGGGCCGCGATCCGGGTGCTGGCGCCGGCGCTTCCGGGCGAGGTGGCGCTGCTGGCGGCACTGGGATTCGGACTCAACCCGCTGCTGCTCCCGACGGTGGACCATGCGCGCATCACGGCCCCGAACGCGCGATCGTTCGGGTTGCTGCTGAACACGCTCTGGATCCTGCTGCTGGTGGCCTGCGTGGCGCGCGGTGATGCGTGGCTGGCGGCCGTCCTCGTGCCGCTGACGTGGCTGATCATCCTCACCTCGCAGTTCGGGATGCAGACGATGTTCGGCGTGACGACACTCGTGTCGCTGCTCAGCGGCAACTGGTGGCCCACCGCCGCGATGTTCGTCGCGACCCTGGTGGGTTGCGCGATTCCCGGTCTTGGCGTGTGGGCCGTGCTGCACCACAAGTTCGCGCACTGGCGATGGTACCGTCGCGTGCAGCGCACGATCGTGAACGTGGTGAGCCTGCGGGCGATGCCGGTGCGCACGCGCGTGGCCGCCTTCCTGCGACTGCTGGCGCACCCCGTGCGTGACGGGCACGCGCTCGGCCACGCGTTCCAGACCTCGCCGTGGTGGAAGATGCTGGCGGGTGTGCTGCCGCTGGTGGTGGCACTCGCGCTGGCGCTGTCGAACCGGACGGTCGATGCCGCGCTCGCGGATCCGGTGGCTCGCGCCCTCGCGCAGGTGTCGCTGGCCGCTGGCATACTGTTCGTGCTGACGCTGCTGCCGCCACTCCTGTTCCTGGGTGAGGCGGAACGGTACGTGGAGCACTGCCTCGCGGCGATCGTCGTGCTGGCGGTGCTGCTGGTGGCTGCCGTGCCATCGCTGGCGCTGACGGCCACGGTGCTCGGCTTCTCGCTGGTGCTCGCGGTGACGGTCGCACAGCTCGCGCACCGGCAGTGGCCCGCGGCGCAGGCGGCGCTGCACTATCCGCAGGTGGGGTTCGGCGAGGAGCGCGCGCTGCTGTCGGCGCTCGTGCGTCGCGGTTCCCCCGTGCGCATCGCAACGGTGCCGGTGAAGGCCGCCTTCCTGCTGCACGACCTGCTCATCGACAGTGCCGAGCCCGGGTCGGAGCGCGTGGAGTTCCTCTTCCAGCACACGCTGCAGCAGGGGGACGACCACTTTGCCTACCTGCTCGAGGACACCACCGATGGGTACACGTACCTGCGCGGAGAACTGGACCGCCTGGTCAGCCGGTACGGCATCAACTTCATGCTGGTGGAGACGGCGCTGCTGCGGGACGCCGGCAACCGCGAGCCGATCCTGGAAGCGCTGCGGCTGCGCACGCCGGTGCACAGTGGCCGGTTCACCCTCTATTCGCTGCACGACGTGGCAGCGGCTCCGGCACCCGCGGTGCCAGTCGCCGCGCCGGTGCCGCTGCCGGCGGAGCACAGCATGACACCTCCCGGGACGGTTCCCGCCCATGCCGGCGTGCCGGTGCCGGCGCCACGGCCCGCGCCGCGCCCGCGGATCCTCGCGATCGCGGACGTGCCCGACTGGATCTTCGAGCGGCACGTCCGGACGCTGCAGGTGGCGTTGCAGGACGAGTTCGAGATCGTGCTGCACTACCACACCATGCCGTTCGACGAGGATGCGTTCGACCTGGTCTACGCGATGGAGTTCGGCCTCGTGCCCACGGCACAGATCCGGTCGCCGTGGAAGTACGTCACGGCGGTGCGGTCACACGTGAGCTGGGAGAACGTGCCGGCGGAGCAGCTCGCGCACTACCTGCGGGCCCACTTCCAGCGCACGCACGTGGTGTCGCGGCGGCTGCAGCGGGCGCTGTCGCCGTGGCTGCCTGACGTGGCGTATGTCACGCACGGCATCGACGGCGAGCGATTCCGGCCGGTGGTGCGCGAGGGGCGTACCGGCACGATCCGCGTGGGGTGGGCCGGCAACCGGAACACTGCCACCAAGGGGTTCGCCGACTTCATCGCGCCGCTGGCCGCACTGCCAGGCGTGGAGCTCGTGTTCTGCGGGTATGCCGACCGGAACCTGACGCTGGACGAGATGCCGGCGTTCTATTCATCGATCGACGCCTACGTGTGCACCTCGCAGACCGAGGGCAACAACAACTCGCTGCTCGAGGCGGCCGCCACCGGCGCGGCGATCGTCACCACCGAGGCCGGCACGGTGCCGGAGTACCTCGTGGACGGCGAGTCGGCGCTGGTCGTGCGACGCGAACCGGTGGCGTTCGCCGATGCGGTCCTGCGCCTGCGCGACGACCCCGCGTTGCGCGCCCGACTCGGCCGTGCCGCGTCGGCGGCAGTGATCCCGGCGTGGACCTGGGCCTGTCGCGCCGAGGACTACCGCCTGTTCCTCCGCGCTGCGGTGGACGGGCGGGAGGCGGCCCGGCTGCGGATGCGCGAGGTGCCGCCGCTGACCACGCTGTCGGTGGGTGGTGCGCCGCCGTTCGACCTCGCGGCGGCGGTGGATGCCGTGCAGCTCGCGGTGGGCGAGGGGCGGGTGGAGGATGCGCTGTCGTGGCTGGCGCAGCTGGCCGTGCATGATGCCTCGAACCCCGTCTGGCCGTCGCTGATCGAGGAGCTCGGCGGCGCATCACGCGCAGCGTGA
- a CDS encoding NAD(P)/FAD-dependent oxidoreductase gives MDRIDCLVSGAGVVGLAVARALAMAGHSVVVLDPADVIGSGASSRNSEVVHAGLYYTPGSLKASLCTGGRELLLGYCAAHGIPWRRIGKLVVAAGEADRPALEAIEARALACGVTSLQRLTGSEARALEPALTCHAALWSPETAIVDTHALMAALRRDAELGGAAIVLRTALSSAQRIGDAWRVTTTEADGFRIDARWIINCAGLDAQAVARRLDGFPGTHIPPLHVAKGNYFALDGAVPFAHLVYPVPFDGGLGIHLTLDMAGQARFGPDVEWLPDGAPRTLTVDPARATAFTREVQRYWPGLPDDALRPAYAGFRAKLSARGAPAADFRIDGPRSHGVRGVVHCFGIESPGLTASLAIGAHVTALVQSAGH, from the coding sequence ATGGACCGCATCGACTGCCTCGTGAGCGGGGCCGGCGTGGTGGGCCTGGCCGTCGCCCGTGCACTCGCGATGGCAGGCCACAGCGTCGTCGTGCTCGACCCCGCCGACGTGATCGGCTCCGGCGCCAGCTCGCGCAACAGCGAGGTCGTGCATGCCGGCCTGTACTACACCCCCGGCTCGCTCAAGGCGTCGCTCTGCACCGGCGGGCGCGAACTGCTGCTGGGGTACTGCGCTGCGCACGGCATTCCGTGGCGCCGGATCGGCAAGCTGGTGGTGGCCGCCGGTGAGGCCGACCGCCCTGCGCTCGAGGCGATCGAGGCGCGGGCACTCGCCTGCGGCGTCACCTCGCTGCAACGGCTCACCGGCAGCGAGGCCCGTGCCCTGGAGCCGGCCCTCACCTGCCACGCCGCCCTCTGGTCGCCGGAGACCGCGATCGTGGACACACACGCCCTCATGGCCGCACTGCGCCGCGACGCTGAGCTGGGCGGTGCGGCCATCGTGCTGCGCACCGCACTCAGCAGTGCGCAGCGCATCGGCGATGCCTGGCGCGTGACGACGACGGAGGCCGACGGATTCCGCATCGACGCCCGCTGGATCATCAACTGCGCCGGCCTGGATGCACAGGCGGTGGCACGACGGCTCGACGGGTTCCCCGGCACGCACATTCCACCGCTGCACGTCGCCAAGGGCAACTACTTTGCGCTCGATGGTGCCGTCCCGTTCGCACACCTGGTGTACCCGGTGCCGTTCGATGGCGGGCTTGGCATTCACCTCACCCTGGACATGGCCGGCCAGGCACGCTTCGGCCCCGACGTCGAGTGGCTCCCGGATGGCGCACCGCGCACGCTGACGGTCGATCCCGCCCGCGCCACCGCCTTCACGCGCGAGGTGCAGCGCTACTGGCCCGGGCTCCCGGACGACGCACTGCGGCCCGCCTACGCCGGTTTCCGCGCCAAGCTCAGCGCCCGCGGTGCACCGGCCGCCGACTTCCGCATCGACGGGCCGCGGTCCCATGGCGTGCGCGGCGTGGTGCACTGCTTCGGCATCGAGTCCCCCGGCCTCACCGCGTCACTCGCCATTGGCGCGCACGTGACGGCCCTGGTGCAGTCCGCCGGTCACTGA
- a CDS encoding carbon storage regulator, producing MLILSRKAGDAIVIDGGIRIVVVQCDRGGVRIGIEAPPETTILRAELLEQVAAQNRRASVDGAAATALVATGSALAPRQPAPQP from the coding sequence ATGCTGATCCTGAGCAGGAAGGCCGGTGACGCGATCGTCATCGATGGGGGAATCCGGATCGTGGTCGTGCAGTGCGACCGCGGTGGGGTGCGCATCGGCATCGAGGCGCCACCCGAGACGACCATCCTGCGCGCCGAGCTCCTCGAGCAGGTGGCGGCGCAGAACCGGCGCGCCAGCGTCGATGGCGCCGCCGCCACGGCGCTGGTGGCCACCGGCAGCGCGCTCGCCCCACGGCAGCCCGCCCCACAGCCCTGA
- the flgK gene encoding flagellar hook-associated protein FlgK, whose product MNFGGLLSIARTGLTAAQAQISTTSQNVTNAQTPGYSRQRVSLKANYPEQLPFGTFGTGVLVDGVERMRDELIDSAYRRDSQGAAYSEERRDALQAVENILGEPSETGLASSIEQLWSAWSDLSTNPDSDAARGVVRQRAAQVATQLNTYGNQVVDAQTVARTRLLEQSARVNALAEQVADINRRIVAAESAGNQSPDMRDQRDMKIDELASLIGATAYPQADGSVNVNIGGDSLVDGANWKPVRIQALLSDPTRLGVALGEAPSGGGNSETMYQVGGQMAGTLDAYNNIYPDSLADLDGVAAALVSSVNTIHRTGFVGTTAAGDFYDATRTTARTIRLDSAISADVTKIAASGISGEPGDNGVAIALSQLRTTRVPINGQVASIGEGYRTVISTIATGVSAANGVATSARTLATQSDGRRESIKGVSIDEEMVNLMKYQQSYAAAARLISVVDELSQTLINLGR is encoded by the coding sequence ATGAACTTCGGCGGACTGCTGAGCATCGCCCGGACCGGCCTCACCGCCGCGCAGGCACAGATCAGCACGACCTCGCAGAACGTCACCAACGCGCAGACGCCCGGCTACTCGCGCCAGCGTGTCTCGCTCAAGGCGAACTATCCCGAGCAGCTGCCGTTCGGCACCTTCGGCACCGGCGTGCTGGTGGATGGCGTCGAGCGCATGCGCGACGAGCTGATCGACTCGGCCTACCGCCGCGACTCGCAGGGGGCGGCCTACAGCGAGGAGCGTCGCGACGCGCTGCAGGCGGTGGAGAACATCCTCGGCGAGCCGTCCGAGACCGGCCTGGCCAGCAGCATCGAGCAGCTCTGGTCGGCCTGGAGCGACCTCTCCACCAATCCCGACTCCGACGCCGCCCGCGGCGTGGTCCGGCAGCGCGCCGCGCAGGTGGCCACGCAGCTCAACACCTACGGCAACCAGGTCGTGGATGCACAGACGGTGGCGCGCACCCGCCTCCTGGAGCAGTCGGCACGGGTCAACGCCCTCGCTGAGCAGGTGGCGGACATCAACAGGCGCATCGTGGCGGCCGAATCGGCCGGCAACCAGTCGCCGGACATGCGCGACCAGCGCGACATGAAGATCGACGAGCTCGCGTCGCTCATCGGTGCCACCGCGTATCCGCAGGCCGACGGGTCGGTGAACGTGAACATCGGCGGCGACTCGCTCGTCGACGGCGCCAACTGGAAGCCGGTCCGCATCCAGGCGCTGCTCAGCGATCCCACCCGCCTCGGCGTCGCCCTCGGCGAGGCCCCGTCGGGTGGCGGCAACTCCGAGACCATGTACCAGGTCGGCGGACAGATGGCCGGCACGCTCGACGCGTACAACAACATCTACCCCGACTCGCTCGCCGACCTCGATGGCGTGGCCGCCGCGCTGGTGTCGTCGGTGAACACGATCCATCGCACCGGCTTCGTGGGCACCACGGCCGCCGGCGACTTCTACGACGCCACCCGCACCACCGCACGCACCATCCGCCTCGACTCCGCGATCAGCGCCGACGTCACGAAGATCGCCGCGTCGGGCATCAGCGGCGAACCCGGTGACAACGGCGTCGCCATCGCCCTCTCGCAGCTCCGCACCACCCGCGTGCCGATCAACGGCCAGGTGGCGTCGATCGGCGAGGGGTACCGCACCGTCATCTCCACCATCGCCACTGGCGTCAGCGCGGCCAACGGCGTGGCCACCTCGGCCCGCACCCTCGCTACGCAGTCCGACGGCCGCCGCGAGAGCATCAAGGGCGTCTCGATCGACGAGGAGATGGTGAACCTCATGAAGTACCAGCAGTCGTACGCCGCCGCCGCACGCCTCATCTCCGTCGTCGACGAGCTCTCGCAGACGCTCATCAACCTCGGACGCTGA
- the flgN gene encoding flagellar export chaperone FlgN, protein MLPTYAQNYAPTATPRRETAVEVLSDVLGTERKLLEELMLVMRKQRSAVADDDLQALDDSVFATYRVLATLGEARRRRKSVNRLLGGAEDMNVNDLEEILGDRATTAVIDARNALQDAAVTLSREVDMNKQVLRAAMDNGNDYVQKLFGAPQPTATYAAPVAAAAAPVIPAGVPVMRAPIARLTPAMVPTQARFLDRSV, encoded by the coding sequence ATGCTGCCGACCTACGCACAGAACTACGCCCCCACTGCCACCCCGCGCCGCGAGACGGCCGTCGAGGTGCTCTCGGACGTGCTGGGCACCGAACGGAAGCTGCTCGAGGAGCTCATGCTGGTGATGCGCAAGCAGCGCAGCGCCGTCGCCGACGACGACCTGCAGGCCCTCGACGACAGCGTCTTCGCCACCTACCGCGTGCTCGCCACCCTCGGCGAGGCCCGCCGCCGCCGCAAGAGCGTGAACCGCCTGCTCGGCGGCGCCGAGGACATGAACGTGAACGACCTCGAGGAGATCCTCGGCGATCGCGCCACCACCGCCGTCATCGACGCCCGCAACGCCCTGCAGGACGCCGCCGTCACCCTCAGCCGCGAGGTGGACATGAACAAGCAGGTCCTCCGGGCCGCGATGGACAACGGCAACGACTACGTGCAGAAGCTCTTCGGCGCACCGCAGCCCACCGCCACCTACGCCGCACCGGTGGCGGCTGCGGCCGCCCCGGTGATTCCCGCCGGCGTGCCGGTGATGCGGGCGCCCATCGCACGCCTCACGCCGGCGATGGTGCCGACGCAGGCGCGCTTCCTCGATCGATCGGTCTGA
- a CDS encoding rod-binding protein — MTTSVSGITPAPVDPRDAAMRKAATDLQGVFVQELYKTMRASVDSSGGLVEQGQGEAMFAGLMDERLAADTGTRWHRGLGDAIYRALREKAGLGAAPAPHAAPVTPSVASPVRIP, encoded by the coding sequence ATGACGACATCCGTTTCCGGCATCACGCCGGCCCCCGTCGATCCGCGCGATGCGGCGATGCGGAAGGCCGCCACCGACCTGCAGGGCGTGTTCGTGCAGGAGCTCTACAAGACCATGCGCGCGAGCGTCGACAGCAGCGGCGGCCTGGTGGAGCAGGGCCAGGGCGAAGCGATGTTCGCCGGGCTCATGGATGAGCGGCTCGCCGCCGATACTGGTACGCGGTGGCATCGCGGACTGGGCGACGCGATCTACCGCGCACTCCGCGAAAAGGCTGGGCTGGGCGCCGCACCGGCCCCGCATGCGGCACCCGTCACCCCGTCCGTTGCATCACCCGTCCGGATCCCCTGA
- a CDS encoding flagellar basal body P-ring protein FlgI has translation MTVRRRTRRRTDRSALRVVAACALLSLALLTTASVMHGQSRIRDLVLADGAAPVRMVGYGLVAGLDGTGDRGAGGSQGGQTVQSIVNLLRRFDITVPANVLRTRNVAAVLVTAEVSAYLRPGGHFDVQVSSIGDAPSLRGGVLYMTPLISEVGGTPMATAQGGVVLSEGSSGGSRSYGMRVETSARVPGGGIIEAELPRAAYGTGTTALALREPDIAVASRIAAVIDSALGAGTARVDDPGSVTLTLKDTAGSARSAALSKLRELPVRVTRGARVVIDGRDGTVVAGGDVSVGEAVVTHGQLTLTIGGGSDSTKVEAGEVRLQPGTSVQRIASALHGVRSSPQEIAAIFSALREVGALAAEIVIR, from the coding sequence ATGACCGTCCGCCGCAGGACCCGGCGCCGCACCGACCGCAGCGCCCTGCGCGTGGTCGCCGCCTGCGCGCTGCTCTCGCTCGCCCTCCTCACCACCGCCTCGGTGATGCACGGCCAGTCGCGCATCCGCGACCTCGTGCTGGCCGACGGTGCAGCACCGGTGCGCATGGTCGGCTACGGCCTGGTGGCCGGCCTCGACGGCACGGGCGATCGTGGCGCCGGTGGCTCGCAGGGTGGCCAGACGGTGCAGAGCATCGTGAACCTCCTCCGCCGCTTCGACATCACGGTGCCGGCCAACGTGCTCCGCACGCGCAACGTCGCGGCCGTGCTCGTGACCGCCGAGGTGTCGGCCTACCTCCGCCCGGGCGGGCACTTCGACGTGCAGGTCTCCAGCATCGGTGATGCACCGTCGCTGCGCGGAGGGGTGCTCTACATGACACCCCTCATCAGCGAGGTCGGGGGCACGCCGATGGCCACCGCACAGGGCGGCGTGGTGCTCAGCGAGGGCAGCAGCGGTGGCAGCCGGTCGTACGGCATGCGGGTCGAGACGAGCGCGCGCGTGCCGGGCGGTGGCATCATCGAGGCCGAACTGCCGCGCGCCGCCTACGGCACCGGCACCACCGCGCTCGCCCTCCGCGAACCGGACATCGCCGTCGCCAGCCGCATCGCCGCCGTGATCGACAGTGCGCTCGGGGCGGGCACCGCGCGGGTGGACGACCCGGGCTCCGTGACCCTCACGCTCAAGGACACCGCCGGCTCCGCCCGCAGTGCGGCCCTCAGCAAGCTGCGCGAACTGCCGGTGCGCGTGACCCGCGGCGCCAGGGTCGTGATCGACGGGCGCGATGGCACCGTCGTCGCGGGAGGCGACGTGTCCGTCGGCGAGGCCGTCGTGACACACGGCCAGCTCACGCTCACCATCGGCGGCGGCAGCGACAGCACCAAGGTCGAAGCCGGCGAGGTGCGCCTGCAACCGGGCACGTCGGTGCAGCGCATCGCCAGCGCGCTGCATGGCGTGCGCTCGTCGCCGCAGGAGATCGCCGCGATCTTCAGCGCCCTCCGTGAAGTCGGGGCGCTGGCCGCCGAGATCGTGATCCGCTGA
- a CDS encoding flagellar basal body L-ring protein FlgH: MKISQRDMMRATALIGLTMFLTQHLHAQPRRDSVVVSPAAPATALNARPGRLNWTSDRRAFAVGDLVIVHIDEYTLASANMTDNATQRRKKDTDFQLITPGATAATAPGAAFNTSNNGESTQRGDRTRQLRLDGEITARVMSIDPVTGVLTIKGTKTIGVDKEQQLISFTGAIRPQDLGGTNTIASSRVADAKLDITNKGSLGKAKQGLLSKILSAFWP, translated from the coding sequence ATGAAGATCTCGCAACGGGACATGATGCGCGCCACGGCGCTGATCGGGCTGACCATGTTCCTCACGCAGCACCTGCACGCCCAGCCACGGCGCGACAGCGTGGTGGTGTCACCGGCAGCACCCGCCACCGCACTCAACGCGCGTCCCGGTCGCCTGAACTGGACCTCCGACCGCCGCGCCTTCGCCGTCGGCGACCTGGTCATCGTGCACATCGACGAGTACACGCTGGCGTCGGCCAACATGACCGACAACGCCACCCAGCGGCGCAAGAAGGACACCGACTTCCAGCTCATCACTCCCGGCGCCACCGCCGCCACGGCCCCCGGCGCGGCGTTCAACACCAGCAACAACGGTGAGAGCACGCAACGCGGCGATCGCACCCGCCAGCTCCGGCTCGACGGCGAGATCACCGCCCGAGTCATGAGCATCGACCCGGTCACCGGCGTGCTCACGATCAAGGGCACCAAGACCATCGGCGTCGACAAGGAACAGCAGCTCATCAGCTTCACCGGCGCCATCCGCCCGCAGGACCTGGGCGGCACCAACACCATCGCCTCGTCACGCGTGGCCGATGCGAAGCTCGACATCACGAACAAGGGCAGCCTGGGCAAGGCGAAGCAGGGCCTGCTCAGCAAGATCCTCAGCGCCTTCTGGCCATGA